The following proteins are encoded in a genomic region of Rubrobacter xylanophilus DSM 9941:
- the trkA gene encoding Trk system potassium transporter TrkA: MRTVVLGAGEVGFNTARMLSREGHQVILVEQDERLVERVSEQLDALVVQGNGASPRVLSEAGIDEADLLVAATNSDEANIIGCLLAKTQGVELTVARLHNPDYYDPEEPFAQETLGIDFVIHTEQMAAKAIRTALLVPGAVNVDTFAGDRVAAAEVVLEKGSPVAGRALRDVRLPGQTLIVGVVREGEALVPRGDTVLKERDHVLVVTARRLSEAVRAVGADTAPVREVVIYGGGRIGLRLALALEEAGMGVKVIERDERRARYVAAQLRKGFVLHADALSEDFLMQERVGEADAFVAVTRDDRANLLAAMYARRLGARRTIAGISQGEFAPLADALGVDLTISPRLLAAEAILRFVRRGEIVNVALLESGAEMIELRVPQGCRVAGRPLAEVDFPEGAIIGAVIRDGEVIIPTGQDALEPGDDVIVFAVEGAVERVERLFAP; encoded by the coding sequence GTGCGCACCGTCGTGCTCGGCGCGGGCGAGGTGGGCTTCAACACCGCCCGGATGCTCTCCCGCGAGGGCCACCAGGTGATCCTGGTCGAGCAGGACGAGCGGCTGGTCGAGCGCGTCTCCGAGCAGCTCGACGCGCTGGTCGTCCAGGGCAACGGGGCCAGCCCCCGCGTGCTCTCCGAGGCCGGCATAGACGAGGCCGACCTCCTGGTGGCGGCCACCAACTCCGACGAGGCGAACATCATCGGGTGCCTGCTGGCCAAGACCCAGGGGGTGGAGCTCACCGTCGCCCGGCTCCACAACCCCGACTACTACGACCCAGAGGAGCCCTTCGCCCAGGAGACCCTCGGCATAGACTTCGTCATCCACACCGAGCAGATGGCCGCGAAGGCCATCCGCACCGCGCTGCTGGTGCCCGGGGCGGTAAACGTGGACACCTTCGCCGGCGACCGGGTGGCCGCAGCGGAGGTCGTCCTGGAGAAGGGCTCGCCGGTGGCGGGCCGGGCGCTGCGCGACGTGCGGCTCCCCGGCCAGACCCTCATCGTCGGGGTCGTCAGGGAGGGCGAGGCCCTCGTCCCGCGGGGGGACACGGTGCTCAAGGAGAGGGACCACGTTCTGGTGGTCACCGCCCGGCGCCTCTCCGAGGCGGTGAGGGCCGTCGGCGCCGACACAGCACCCGTGAGGGAGGTCGTGATCTACGGCGGCGGGAGGATCGGGCTGCGGCTCGCGCTGGCGCTGGAGGAGGCCGGGATGGGCGTGAAGGTCATAGAGCGCGACGAGCGCCGCGCCCGGTACGTGGCCGCGCAGCTGCGCAAGGGCTTCGTGCTGCACGCCGACGCCCTCTCGGAGGACTTCCTGATGCAGGAGCGCGTGGGCGAGGCCGACGCCTTCGTAGCGGTGACCCGCGACGACCGGGCGAACCTCCTGGCGGCGATGTACGCCCGCAGGCTCGGCGCCCGGCGGACCATCGCGGGCATCAGCCAGGGGGAGTTCGCCCCGCTCGCCGACGCGCTGGGGGTGGACCTCACCATCTCCCCCCGGCTGCTGGCCGCCGAGGCCATACTGCGCTTTGTCCGGAGGGGCGAGATCGTCAACGTGGCCCTGCTGGAGAGCGGGGCCGAGATGATAGAGCTGCGGGTCCCGCAGGGCTGCCGGGTCGCGGGCCGGCCGCTCGCCGAGGTGGACTTCCCCGAGGGGGCCATCATCGGGGCGGTGATAAGGGACGGCGAGGTGATCATCCCCACGGGCCAGGACGCCCTGGAGCCGGGGGACGACGTGATCGTCTTCGCCGTCGAGGGCGCGGTGGAGAGGGTCGAGCGGCTCTTTGCACCCTAG
- a CDS encoding potassium channel family protein yields the protein MSRQFAVIGLGRVGASMVETLLSLDHDVLGIDRDRDLVQELSGELPRAELVVADATEAPTLRDLNLEQFDGAAVTIGEDLEASILSAAVLKEIGVPFVVARAASGLHARILRQIGADRVIEVEREMGEQLARVMSAPAVLDYVRLGEEEALVEARVPEEWSGKTLGELELARREGLTVVALRKGDGRWRIPHGDTTLEAGDTVVVGGTRQHLDRSALLRAGRGG from the coding sequence ATGAGCCGGCAGTTCGCGGTCATCGGGCTCGGAAGGGTGGGCGCCTCCATGGTGGAGACCCTGCTCTCCCTGGACCACGACGTGCTCGGCATCGACAGGGACCGCGACCTGGTGCAGGAGCTCTCCGGGGAGCTGCCGCGGGCCGAGCTGGTGGTCGCCGACGCCACCGAGGCCCCGACCCTGCGCGACCTGAACCTGGAGCAGTTCGACGGGGCGGCGGTGACCATCGGGGAGGACCTGGAGGCCAGCATCCTCTCCGCCGCGGTCCTCAAGGAGATAGGGGTCCCGTTCGTGGTCGCCCGGGCCGCCAGCGGGCTGCACGCCCGGATACTCCGCCAGATCGGGGCCGACCGCGTGATAGAGGTGGAGCGGGAGATGGGCGAGCAGCTGGCGCGGGTGATGTCCGCCCCGGCGGTGCTGGACTACGTGCGGCTCGGCGAGGAGGAGGCGCTGGTGGAGGCCCGGGTCCCCGAGGAGTGGTCCGGAAAGACGCTCGGCGAGCTCGAGCTCGCCCGCCGCGAGGGCCTCACGGTGGTGGCCCTCCGCAAGGGGGACGGCCGGTGGAGGATCCCGCACGGCGACACCACCCTCGAGGCGGGGGACACGGTCGTGGTGGGCGGCACGCGGCAGCACCTGGACCGCTCCGCCCTGCTGCGCGCCGGCCGGGGGGGCTGA
- a CDS encoding nicotinate phosphoribosyltransferase, with amino-acid sequence MSRRFNSATDEEIRNAEVADSYFHRTMRILRAKGLENTPVHAEVAYKTSNPDEWFVVAGLDEVANLLSGLEVEARAVPEGTICGPHEPVLTISGPYGAFAEHETAILGFLCQASGVATGAARCRLAAGDKPVISFGARRMHPAITPMIERSAYLGGCDRVAVDLAVQRMGIPATGTLPHALVLILGSTAEAAKAFDEVIEPEVPRTILIDTFDDEKFGALLAARAIPDSIYAVRLDTPGNRRGDFRDLMKEVRWELDRHGYEHVKIFASGGIDVDYILHLNDVCDAYGVGGAIADAPMIDYSLDIVEVNGEDRSKRGKRGGRKRLLLMPDGSHRVVPADAPTPEGARDLLQPLDPDAPVSAARERVLRQLASGRYTL; translated from the coding sequence ATGAGCAGGAGGTTCAACTCGGCTACGGACGAGGAGATCCGCAACGCGGAGGTCGCGGACTCCTACTTCCACCGGACGATGCGGATACTGCGGGCGAAGGGGCTGGAGAACACCCCGGTGCACGCCGAGGTGGCCTACAAGACCTCGAACCCGGACGAGTGGTTCGTGGTGGCGGGCCTGGACGAGGTGGCGAACCTGCTCTCCGGGCTCGAGGTGGAGGCGCGGGCGGTGCCGGAGGGCACCATCTGCGGCCCGCACGAGCCCGTGCTCACCATCTCCGGCCCCTACGGGGCCTTCGCCGAGCACGAGACGGCCATCCTGGGCTTTCTCTGCCAGGCCTCCGGGGTGGCCACCGGGGCGGCCCGCTGCCGGCTCGCCGCCGGGGACAAGCCGGTCATCTCCTTCGGGGCGAGGAGGATGCACCCGGCGATAACCCCCATGATCGAGCGCTCCGCCTACCTGGGCGGCTGCGACCGGGTGGCGGTGGACCTGGCGGTGCAGCGGATGGGCATCCCGGCCACCGGCACCCTGCCGCACGCGCTGGTCCTGATCCTGGGCTCCACCGCCGAGGCGGCGAAGGCCTTCGACGAGGTGATAGAGCCCGAGGTGCCGCGCACGATCCTGATCGACACCTTCGACGACGAGAAGTTCGGGGCGCTGCTGGCCGCCAGGGCCATTCCGGACTCGATCTACGCCGTGCGGCTGGACACCCCGGGCAACCGGCGGGGGGACTTCCGCGACCTGATGAAGGAGGTCCGCTGGGAGCTGGACCGCCACGGCTACGAGCACGTGAAGATCTTCGCCTCCGGCGGAATCGACGTGGACTATATCCTGCACCTGAACGACGTGTGCGACGCCTACGGGGTGGGCGGCGCGATCGCGGACGCCCCCATGATCGACTACTCCCTGGACATCGTGGAGGTGAACGGCGAGGACCGCTCGAAGCGCGGCAAGCGCGGCGGCAGAAAGCGCCTGCTGCTGATGCCGGATGGCTCGCACCGCGTGGTCCCCGCGGACGCCCCGACCCCCGAGGGGGCGAGGGACCTCCTGCAGCCGCTGGACCCGGACGCCCCGGTCTCGGCGGCGCGGGAGCGGGTGCTGAGGCAGCTGGCGAGCGGCCGCTACACGCTCTGA
- the rocF gene encoding arginase has product MPERPPVAILGVPMDLGQDRRGVDMGPSAIRYARLQPALEELGYRVSDLGNVEVPIPEAASGGDGKAWRLRAVREVCSAVSRRAREAVARGALPVFLGGDHSISIGTVSGVCAAGRTGVLWVDAHADFNTPESSPSGNIHGMPLAALTGRGHPDLVGVGGEGASVRPEDAVLVGLRSVDREERDLLREAGVRVYTMKDIDAYGVAAVVRRALEHLSGLPRLHLSLDLDVVDPEVAPGVGTPVRGGLTYREAHLLMELVNEAGGVSSLDVVEVNPILDSRNRTAELAVELVASLMGRQILELPRRPL; this is encoded by the coding sequence ATGCCTGAGCGCCCGCCCGTCGCCATCCTCGGCGTCCCCATGGACCTCGGCCAGGACCGCCGGGGCGTGGACATGGGGCCGAGCGCCATCCGCTACGCCCGGCTGCAGCCCGCCCTGGAGGAGCTCGGCTACCGCGTCTCCGACCTCGGCAACGTGGAGGTGCCCATCCCCGAGGCCGCCTCCGGCGGGGACGGCAAGGCCTGGCGGCTGCGCGCCGTGCGGGAGGTCTGCTCCGCGGTGTCCCGCCGGGCGCGGGAGGCCGTCGCGCGGGGTGCGCTGCCGGTGTTCCTCGGGGGGGATCACTCCATCTCCATCGGGACCGTGTCCGGGGTCTGCGCGGCGGGCCGCACCGGGGTTCTCTGGGTGGACGCCCACGCGGACTTCAACACCCCCGAGAGCTCCCCCTCCGGGAACATCCACGGGATGCCGCTCGCCGCCCTCACCGGCCGGGGGCACCCGGACCTCGTCGGGGTCGGGGGGGAGGGGGCGAGCGTGCGCCCCGAGGACGCGGTGCTGGTGGGGCTCAGGTCCGTGGACCGGGAGGAGAGGGACCTCCTGCGGGAGGCCGGGGTGCGGGTGTACACGATGAAGGACATCGACGCCTACGGCGTGGCCGCCGTGGTGCGGAGGGCGCTCGAGCACCTCTCCGGGCTGCCGCGGCTGCACCTCTCCCTCGACCTCGACGTCGTCGACCCCGAGGTGGCGCCGGGGGTGGGCACCCCGGTGCGCGGCGGCCTCACCTACCGGGAGGCGCACCTGCTCATGGAGCTCGTCAACGAGGCCGGGGGGGTGAGCTCGCTGGACGTGGTGGAGGTCAACCCCATCCTGGACAGCCGCAACCGGACCGCGGAGCTCGCCGTCGAGCTGGTGGCGAGCCTGATGGGGCGTCAGATCCTCGAGCTCCCCCGCAGGCCGCTCTAG
- a CDS encoding TrkH family potassium uptake protein, producing the protein MHPRIIANVLGAVVAATGAAMLIPAALSRLVSDGYAGAFFLPAAAALLAGTLTFALSRGRGAYLSIRDVFLMVVLGWVAVAIVGSGPFVLSGLMSPVEAFFNSMAGFTTTGVSTVKSAPPSLLLWRSMSQWVGGIGIVLLFVAVAPLVGFGAAQLYSAEAATPLTERLTPRIRDTAKVLVYIYAALTAGLAAALLVAGMGLFDAVNHALTTVATGGYSTRPGSIAAFDSPAVELVLAAGMILSGTNFALYFQAVRGRLREALTNAEYLTYLALILSATAVMAASLYAFDYQDSPLRALRLALFQSASLTTGTGFSTADWDSWDPLSQGLLMVLMAIGGCAGSTSGGIKVVRALLLAKNALQDAFRMVHPRAVTALKLGRKVVPERLRASLLGFFFVYVATLVAGTLLMALHQVPLGAAFGSAFACLNITGVAPGPAGDPAFYAGLPATAQLVLCLLMLLGRLELFTVLVILTPAFWRG; encoded by the coding sequence TTGCACCCTAGGATCATAGCCAACGTGCTCGGGGCCGTGGTGGCCGCCACCGGGGCGGCCATGCTCATCCCGGCCGCCCTCTCCCGCCTGGTCTCGGACGGCTACGCCGGGGCGTTCTTTCTCCCCGCCGCCGCGGCCCTCCTGGCGGGGACGCTGACCTTCGCCCTCTCCCGCGGGCGCGGCGCCTACCTCTCCATCCGCGACGTCTTCCTGATGGTGGTGCTGGGCTGGGTGGCGGTGGCGATCGTGGGGTCCGGGCCGTTCGTGCTCTCCGGGCTCATGAGCCCCGTGGAGGCGTTCTTCAACTCCATGGCCGGCTTCACCACCACCGGCGTCTCCACAGTAAAGAGCGCGCCGCCCTCCCTCCTGCTCTGGAGGAGCATGAGCCAGTGGGTCGGGGGGATCGGGATAGTGCTGCTCTTCGTCGCCGTCGCCCCGCTCGTGGGCTTCGGCGCCGCCCAGCTCTACTCCGCGGAGGCCGCAACCCCCCTCACCGAGCGCCTTACCCCCCGCATCCGGGACACGGCGAAGGTTCTCGTCTACATCTACGCGGCGCTCACCGCGGGGCTAGCGGCGGCGCTCCTGGTGGCGGGCATGGGCCTCTTCGACGCGGTGAACCACGCGCTCACCACCGTCGCCACCGGCGGCTACTCCACCCGCCCGGGCTCCATAGCGGCCTTCGACTCGCCGGCGGTGGAGCTGGTCCTCGCCGCCGGCATGATCCTCTCCGGGACCAACTTCGCCCTGTACTTCCAGGCCGTCCGGGGGCGCCTGAGGGAGGCGCTGACCAACGCCGAGTACCTGACGTACCTGGCCCTGATCCTCTCGGCCACCGCCGTCATGGCCGCCTCCCTGTACGCCTTCGACTACCAGGACTCGCCCCTGCGGGCCCTCCGGCTCGCGCTCTTCCAGAGCGCGAGCCTCACCACCGGCACCGGCTTCAGCACCGCCGACTGGGACTCCTGGGACCCGCTCTCCCAGGGCCTGCTGATGGTCCTGATGGCCATAGGGGGCTGCGCGGGCTCGACGAGCGGCGGCATCAAGGTGGTGCGGGCCCTCCTGCTCGCCAAGAACGCCCTCCAGGACGCCTTCAGGATGGTCCACCCGCGGGCCGTGACCGCCCTGAAGCTGGGCCGGAAGGTGGTCCCCGAGCGGCTGCGCGCGAGCCTCCTGGGCTTCTTCTTCGTCTACGTGGCAACGCTCGTCGCCGGAACCCTGCTCATGGCGCTCCACCAGGTGCCGCTGGGCGCCGCCTTCGGCTCGGCGTTCGCCTGCCTGAACATCACGGGGGTGGCGCCGGGCCCGGCGGGCGACCCTGCGTTCTACGCGGGCCTGCCGGCCACCGCCCAGCTGGTGCTGTGCCTGCTGATGCTGCTGGGCCGGCTGGAGCTCTTCACCGTCCTGGTCATCCTCACCCCCGCCTTCTGGCGGGGCTAG
- a CDS encoding PAS domain S-box protein — MAASVLIGWLRLEGERAGLYDTATGVLIMTAANVIVVSAIMLWGVRALGRLERGRAAAEEGYRSVFENASEGIFRSTPEGRLLAANPAMARMFGYRSPEELVSEVSDLGRQLWESPQERERFVRRVLEEGSVSGFEARMRRRDGSLLWASLNGHRVTGRDGRLVCLEGTILDITWRRRQQEALEESQRQFRDLFERSVDALLVHDGEGNIVDCNAEACRSLGYTRQELLRMNVRDFATNLLRREDRTPGEPTLWERALSGEPGVVAGVHLGEHRRRDGTTFPVEVRVGPVVYGGRRMILAAARDITERKRIEEELREAKEQAEAASRAKSEFVANMSHEIRTPMNGVIGMAELLLDTPLTPEQREYARTIRSSGEALLAILNDILDFSKIEAGRLSLERIPFEIHKEVEEVVSLLAPRAHAKGLELICFIEPGVPPLIKGDPFRLRQVLTNLIGNAIKFTEEGEVVVSVSLSKEEKSAPAGERGGEIELRFEVKDSGIGIQEEQQKHLFEAFSQADASTTRRYGGTGLGLAISRQLVEMMGGEIGLKSSPKEGSTFHFSARFVLPEEEEEKSPKTPPEEGEGGGARRTREEEERGRRESLAGLRVLVVDDNATNRTILCRQLEAWRMEPKSVGGAQEAIRELEASGTFLASSSSGYDLVILDMQMPETDGLELARRIKSRLQEEEEKRGGAFSALRLMLLTSMDPQTKEKIKASGTVEACLQKPVRQSQLYDAIATLFQKKKEEERPLPLPAHQKEEEKEGKERPLILLAEDNPVNQQVAASMLKKLGYRVELAQNGEEALKKLFPPPSSPPSSSGREEGGGSPKKKYAAVLMDIQMPKMDGLEATRRIRSKEEEGVLRLPRTPIIAMSAHAMQEDRERALKAGMDHYISKPVKKEQLKEALERFVAATEGQKERPSSCPPGKKHREPERGGEGAALDPDSLKELDELGEGVFEELCQLFLEDAPRKLAGIKEALRLEAKEGGEKATSSSSSFAPREEVGRLSHALKGSAASLGAKRLAGLCQRLGEEAGGTGSEEQLLRLVWEMERELERVRGEIAARGGGGGEERAR; from the coding sequence GTGGCCGCCTCGGTGCTCATCGGGTGGCTCCGGCTGGAGGGGGAGCGGGCCGGCCTCTACGACACGGCCACCGGCGTCCTGATCATGACCGCCGCCAACGTCATAGTTGTCTCCGCGATCATGCTGTGGGGCGTGCGGGCGCTGGGGCGCCTGGAGCGCGGCCGGGCCGCGGCCGAGGAGGGCTACCGTTCCGTCTTCGAGAACGCCTCCGAAGGGATCTTCCGGAGCACCCCGGAGGGGCGGCTGCTCGCCGCCAACCCGGCCATGGCCCGGATGTTCGGCTACCGCTCCCCCGAGGAGCTGGTCTCGGAGGTCTCGGACCTCGGCCGGCAGCTCTGGGAGAGCCCGCAGGAGCGGGAGCGGTTCGTGCGGCGGGTGCTGGAGGAGGGCTCCGTCTCCGGGTTCGAGGCCAGGATGCGCCGGAGGGACGGGAGCCTGCTCTGGGCCTCCCTGAACGGCCACCGCGTGACCGGCCGCGACGGGCGCCTGGTCTGCCTGGAGGGGACCATCCTGGACATCACCTGGCGCAGGCGGCAGCAGGAGGCCCTGGAGGAGAGCCAGCGGCAGTTCAGGGACCTCTTCGAGCGCTCCGTCGACGCCCTGCTGGTGCACGACGGCGAGGGCAACATCGTGGACTGCAACGCCGAGGCGTGCCGCAGCCTGGGCTACACCCGCCAGGAGCTGCTGCGGATGAACGTCCGGGACTTCGCCACCAACCTCCTCCGCCGGGAGGACAGGACCCCCGGGGAGCCCACGCTCTGGGAGCGGGCGCTCTCGGGCGAGCCCGGGGTGGTGGCCGGCGTCCACCTCGGCGAGCACCGCCGCAGGGACGGCACCACCTTCCCGGTCGAGGTGCGGGTGGGCCCCGTCGTCTACGGCGGGCGGCGCATGATCCTGGCCGCCGCCCGCGACATCACCGAGAGGAAGCGGATAGAGGAGGAGCTCAGGGAGGCAAAGGAGCAGGCGGAGGCGGCGAGCAGGGCCAAGAGCGAGTTTGTCGCCAACATGTCCCACGAGATAAGGACCCCCATGAACGGGGTCATAGGCATGGCGGAGCTGCTGCTCGATACCCCCCTCACCCCCGAGCAGCGGGAGTACGCAAGGACCATCCGCTCCTCTGGAGAGGCGCTGCTTGCGATCCTAAACGACATCCTGGACTTCTCCAAGATAGAGGCGGGCAGGCTCTCCCTCGAGAGGATCCCCTTCGAGATACACAAAGAGGTCGAGGAGGTGGTCTCGCTGCTCGCCCCAAGGGCCCACGCAAAGGGCCTTGAGCTCATCTGCTTCATAGAGCCCGGGGTGCCGCCGCTAATCAAAGGAGACCCCTTCAGGCTGAGACAGGTTCTGACCAACCTCATAGGCAACGCCATAAAGTTCACAGAGGAGGGAGAGGTGGTGGTAAGCGTCTCTCTCTCGAAGGAGGAGAAGAGCGCCCCCGCCGGGGAGCGGGGCGGCGAGATAGAGCTGCGCTTCGAGGTGAAAGACAGCGGCATAGGCATACAAGAAGAGCAGCAAAAGCACCTCTTCGAAGCCTTCTCGCAGGCCGACGCCTCGACCACCCGCCGCTACGGGGGCACGGGCCTTGGGCTTGCCATAAGCCGCCAGCTGGTGGAGATGATGGGAGGAGAGATAGGCCTGAAGAGCAGCCCCAAAGAGGGCTCGACCTTCCACTTCAGCGCGCGCTTTGTGTTGCCAGAAGAAGAAGAGGAAAAGAGCCCAAAAACACCGCCCGAAGAGGGAGAGGGAGGAGGGGCGCGCAGAACCCGAGAAGAAGAAGAGCGGGGGCGCAGGGAGAGCCTTGCCGGGCTGAGGGTTCTTGTGGTGGACGACAACGCGACGAACAGGACCATCCTCTGCAGGCAGCTTGAGGCCTGGAGGATGGAGCCAAAGAGCGTTGGAGGAGCGCAGGAGGCGATAAGAGAGCTTGAGGCCTCGGGCACCTTCCTTGCCTCCTCTTCTTCCGGCTACGACCTCGTCATCCTCGACATGCAGATGCCAGAGACAGACGGCCTTGAGCTTGCCCGCAGGATAAAGAGCCGCCTGCAAGAAGAAGAAGAAAAAAGAGGAGGAGCTTTTTCCGCTTTGCGCCTCATGCTCCTCACCTCCATGGACCCGCAGACAAAAGAGAAGATCAAAGCCTCAGGCACAGTAGAAGCCTGCCTGCAAAAGCCCGTGCGCCAGTCCCAGCTCTATGACGCAATAGCAACCCTCTTCCAGAAGAAGAAAGAAGAAGAGCGCCCCCTCCCCCTTCCCGCACACCAAAAAGAAGAGGAAAAAGAAGGAAAAGAGCGCCCCCTCATCCTGCTTGCCGAAGACAACCCCGTAAACCAGCAGGTAGCCGCAAGCATGCTCAAGAAGCTCGGCTACCGGGTAGAGCTTGCACAAAACGGAGAAGAAGCCCTGAAAAAGCTCTTCCCCCCGCCCTCCTCCCCCCCTTCTTCTTCCGGAAGGGAAGAAGGAGGAGGAAGCCCCAAAAAGAAGTACGCGGCCGTTCTCATGGACATCCAGATGCCAAAGATGGACGGGCTTGAGGCAACCCGGCGCATCCGCAGCAAAGAAGAAGAAGGCGTGCTGCGGCTCCCCCGCACCCCCATCATCGCCATGAGCGCCCACGCCATGCAGGAAGACAGAGAAAGAGCCCTCAAGGCCGGCATGGACCACTACATCTCAAAGCCGGTAAAGAAAGAGCAGCTAAAAGAAGCCCTCGAGCGCTTTGTTGCCGCCACCGAAGGACAAAAAGAGCGCCCCTCCTCCTGTCCACCCGGCAAAAAGCACCGGGAGCCCGAAAGAGGAGGAGAAGGAGCGGCTCTTGACCCCGATAGCCTCAAGGAGCTCGACGAGCTTGGGGAGGGGGTCTTCGAGGAGCTCTGCCAGCTCTTTCTCGAGGACGCGCCAAGAAAGCTTGCCGGCATAAAAGAAGCGCTCAGGCTGGAGGCAAAAGAAGGAGGAGAGAAGGCCACTTCTTCCTCCTCTTCTTTTGCGCCGCGCGAAGAAGTTGGCAGGCTCTCGCACGCGCTGAAGGGCAGCGCGGCGAGCCTTGGGGCGAAGCGGCTTGCCGGGCTCTGCCAGCGGCTTGGGGAGGAGGCTGGGGGGACGGGGAGCGAGGAGCAGCTGCTTCGGCTCGTTTGGGAGATGGAGCGGGAGCTCGAGAGGGTCAGGGGCGAGATAGCGGCGCGCGGGGGCGGTGGCGGGGAGGAGCGCGCCCGGTAG
- a CDS encoding helix-turn-helix domain-containing protein: MGEGSARGAGEDAVRRVGERVRMLRRERGLTLEGLAGRSGVSRAMISKVERGEKVPTLVVAARLAEGLGVSLSELAGERERRRVVVVRREERMTMRDPRTGFERQLLSPGFGGRGVEFIRNVIPEGSTSGEFPPHRPGVEEYLVVERGRLLAVLGGAEHLLGEGDALYFAADVPHRFDNAGEGECSYYLVIDSRGAQAAGREP, from the coding sequence ATGGGCGAAGGGAGCGCAAGAGGGGCCGGCGAGGATGCTGTCCGGCGGGTCGGGGAGCGGGTGCGGATGCTCCGGCGGGAGCGGGGGCTCACGCTGGAGGGGCTTGCCGGGCGGAGCGGGGTCAGCCGCGCCATGATCTCCAAGGTCGAGCGGGGGGAGAAGGTGCCCACGCTGGTGGTGGCGGCCCGGCTGGCCGAGGGCCTGGGGGTGAGCCTCTCGGAGCTGGCCGGGGAGCGCGAGCGCCGGCGGGTGGTCGTCGTCCGGCGGGAGGAGCGGATGACGATGCGCGACCCGAGGACCGGCTTCGAGCGCCAGCTGCTCTCTCCCGGCTTTGGCGGGCGGGGGGTGGAGTTCATACGCAACGTGATCCCCGAGGGTTCGACCTCCGGAGAGTTCCCGCCCCACCGTCCCGGAGTGGAGGAGTACCTGGTCGTGGAGCGGGGGAGGCTGCTGGCGGTGCTCGGGGGTGCTGAGCACCTCCTGGGGGAGGGAGACGCCCTCTACTTCGCCGCGGACGTGCCCCACCGCTTCGACAACGCCGGGGAGGGGGAGTGCAGCTACTACCTCGTCATCGACTCCCGCGGGGCTCAGGCGGCCGGGCGCGAGCCGTAG
- a CDS encoding gamma-glutamyltransferase family protein has protein sequence METYGTPHAFAAAAGTPYAAEAAAEVYRSGGNAVDAAVAAAAAVGVTEPLMSSIGGGGFALVRTPRGEVEVVDFFDVMPGKGLPPSAFGAGGNPHTILLDYGAGVSSIVGGPSVAVPGSVRGWEELLRRHGRLGLEEVLAPAVRLAREGFRLCRTSALWFRVAREVLALTEETRQNFYKDGRVYEEGEEMRFPELADTLEAIGREGADLFYEGWLGQKISAYVREMGGLVTERDLAEYRPEIRRPLSVGYRDGEVHTNGPPSAGGATLAQMLLIVAGYDLPSLPEEEYVRVVAGAMRLALLDREESYADGPRNAEVVERLLGEEHIASQRRRLFGPHTTHLSCADAEGYAVAITASMGYGSGLVVPGTGIPLNNVLGEPELNPKGFHALAPGERPVSSMSPTIVCSAEEGVIALGSPGATRIPTAILQTILNVVDLGMPLEGAVLAPRFHAEDGLFAYEAGARAADLGPYERVLVYDEPSMYFGGVNAVRRTPQGTFEAAADPRRSGGAAYA, from the coding sequence ATGGAGACCTACGGCACGCCCCACGCCTTCGCCGCGGCCGCCGGCACCCCGTACGCCGCTGAGGCCGCCGCCGAGGTCTACCGTTCCGGCGGGAACGCCGTGGACGCCGCGGTGGCGGCGGCCGCCGCCGTGGGGGTGACGGAGCCCCTGATGAGCTCCATCGGGGGCGGGGGCTTTGCGCTGGTGCGCACCCCGCGCGGCGAGGTCGAGGTCGTGGACTTCTTCGACGTCATGCCGGGGAAGGGGCTGCCGCCCTCGGCGTTCGGGGCGGGGGGGAACCCGCACACCATCCTGCTGGACTACGGCGCCGGGGTGAGCTCCATCGTCGGGGGGCCTTCGGTGGCGGTGCCGGGCTCGGTGCGGGGCTGGGAGGAGCTTCTGCGGCGGCACGGGAGGCTGGGCCTCGAGGAGGTGCTGGCCCCGGCGGTGCGGCTCGCCAGGGAGGGCTTCCGCCTGTGCAGGACCAGCGCACTGTGGTTCCGCGTGGCTCGGGAGGTGCTCGCCCTCACCGAGGAGACCCGTCAGAACTTCTACAAGGACGGGCGGGTCTACGAGGAGGGGGAGGAGATGCGCTTCCCCGAGCTCGCGGACACGCTGGAGGCCATAGGCCGGGAGGGGGCGGACCTCTTCTACGAGGGCTGGCTGGGGCAGAAGATCTCCGCCTACGTCCGCGAGATGGGCGGCCTCGTGACCGAGCGGGACCTCGCCGAGTACAGGCCCGAGATCCGGCGCCCCCTCAGCGTCGGGTACCGGGACGGCGAGGTCCACACCAACGGGCCGCCCTCCGCCGGGGGGGCCACGCTGGCCCAGATGCTCCTGATCGTGGCCGGCTACGACCTCCCTTCGCTCCCGGAGGAGGAGTACGTCCGGGTGGTGGCCGGGGCGATGCGCCTCGCGCTGCTCGACCGGGAGGAGAGCTACGCCGACGGCCCCCGCAACGCGGAGGTGGTCGAGAGGCTCCTCGGGGAGGAGCACATCGCGTCCCAGCGCAGGAGGCTCTTCGGACCCCACACGACCCACCTCTCGTGCGCCGACGCGGAGGGCTACGCCGTCGCCATCACCGCCAGCATGGGCTACGGCTCCGGGCTGGTCGTCCCGGGCACCGGCATACCGCTCAACAACGTGCTCGGCGAGCCGGAGCTCAACCCCAAGGGGTTCCACGCGCTCGCCCCGGGGGAGCGCCCGGTCTCCAGCATGAGCCCCACCATCGTCTGCTCCGCCGAGGAGGGGGTCATCGCGCTCGGCTCGCCGGGGGCCACCAGGATCCCGACGGCGATCCTCCAGACCATCCTGAACGTCGTGGACCTGGGGATGCCGCTGGAGGGTGCGGTGCTCGCGCCCCGCTTCCACGCCGAGGACGGCCTGTTCGCCTACGAGGCCGGAGCGCGGGCCGCCGACCTCGGCCCCTACGAGCGGGTGCTCGTCTACGACGAGCCCTCGATGTACTTCGGGGGGGTAAACGCCGTCCGCCGGACCCCGCAGGGGACCTTCGAGGCCGCCGCGGACCCCAGGCGCTCGGGGGGCGCGGCGTATGCCTGA